The Sulfurimonas hydrogeniphila genome includes a window with the following:
- a CDS encoding BatD family protein, whose amino-acid sequence MKNLGKIIIIFSLLATAGYAKVVAKVYPKSVVSGEVATYTLTITGGEVNKPLISTICGSNVLGTSSQTSIEMINNDYKKSYVLSYQFMPQKSCVISPVSVEVDGKTEQSNSVKVTVKPAVQDKNADFVLNLIPSKTELFVGEPFTLNLVLKQKEDAEAVDSKFIAPDFKGFWIKGESQATRTQKDGYVITKASYRLAPQREGNLTIKPAQLKIATRISSRDVWGGFMPQIKWKSYFSNPVELHVKPLPNNAKIVGNFTIEATADKLEINPNEAVNVTVKVTGEGNLEDIKSFKPYIPGVNVFDEKINIKGNTLTQKLAFVSDKDFTIPPFSLAFYNLKTKRVEKISTQPIHIKVNGAVKKTALKIQREESVQTPEQPLHVKDRAKVYDKLSIGIAFVAGVIIGILIMIFAKPVKFLKKERVLNLNDEKLLLIKLLPYKDKDKEVKKVVDILEANLYSSKKEKIDKKLVKELLKKYDIS is encoded by the coding sequence ATGAAAAACCTTGGTAAAATAATAATAATTTTTAGCCTGCTTGCAACGGCAGGATATGCAAAGGTTGTGGCAAAGGTATATCCTAAAAGCGTTGTCAGCGGAGAAGTCGCAACCTATACCCTGACAATTACAGGCGGTGAAGTCAATAAACCGCTTATCAGTACAATATGCGGCAGCAATGTATTGGGGACAAGTTCTCAGACAAGTATTGAGATGATAAACAATGATTATAAAAAAAGCTATGTACTGAGTTATCAGTTTATGCCGCAAAAAAGCTGTGTGATTTCACCGGTGAGTGTTGAAGTAGATGGAAAAACAGAGCAATCCAACAGTGTAAAAGTAACGGTAAAACCGGCAGTACAGGATAAAAATGCCGATTTTGTACTGAATTTGATTCCCTCAAAAACAGAGTTGTTTGTGGGGGAACCGTTTACGCTCAATCTGGTGCTGAAACAAAAAGAAGATGCCGAAGCCGTTGACAGTAAATTTATAGCGCCGGATTTTAAAGGCTTCTGGATCAAAGGCGAATCACAGGCAACAAGAACTCAAAAAGACGGGTATGTCATCACAAAAGCAAGCTACAGACTGGCTCCGCAAAGAGAAGGAAATCTTACAATTAAACCGGCACAGCTTAAAATTGCGACAAGAATTTCTTCAAGGGATGTCTGGGGAGGTTTTATGCCTCAGATAAAATGGAAGAGCTATTTTTCAAATCCGGTGGAGTTACATGTAAAGCCTTTGCCTAATAATGCAAAAATAGTCGGTAACTTTACAATTGAAGCGACTGCCGACAAATTGGAGATTAATCCTAATGAAGCAGTGAATGTTACCGTCAAAGTGACAGGTGAAGGTAATTTGGAAGATATTAAGAGTTTTAAACCCTATATACCGGGTGTAAATGTTTTTGATGAAAAAATAAATATCAAAGGCAATACTCTGACACAAAAGTTAGCCTTTGTTTCAGATAAAGATTTCACAATTCCGCCTTTTTCACTGGCATTTTACAATCTTAAAACAAAACGGGTAGAAAAAATCTCTACACAGCCCATTCATATCAAAGTAAACGGTGCGGTGAAAAAAACAGCATTGAAAATACAAAGAGAAGAGTCTGTTCAAACTCCTGAACAGCCTTTACATGTAAAGGACAGAGCAAAAGTCTATGACAAACTTTCTATAGGTATAGCTTTTGTTGCAGGAGTTATCATTGGAATATTGATTATGATATTTGCAAAACCGGTGAAATTTTTGAAAAAAGAAAGAGTATTGAATCTCAATGATGAAAAACTGTTGCTTATAAAACTGTTGCCGTATAAAGACAAAGATAAGGAAGTGAAAAAAGTTGTAGATATTTTGGAAGCTAATCTTTACTCTTCAAAAAAAGAAAAGATAGATAAAAAGCTTGTAAAAGAACTGCTGAAAAAATATGATATATCCTAA
- a CDS encoding VWA domain-containing protein — MSFLHPEFLYYMLPLIVILFGLLLTQKESHATFFSSEVMQRLRVSSNTLTLKARNALFFLIAVLMTLALAGPVIKDGKIEVTAKSADIMIALDISDSMLAEDVYPNRLKLAKQKALELLRLAPNERIGVIAFAKNSYLVSPLSFDHEAVAFLLKKLNTNSITEQGTDFMSMLQVVDKSIKKDAKKYLLILSDGGDKKDFSQETAFAKKHDIAVFVLGVGTPQGAPIKLENGEFIKQNGKIIVSKLNDKIADLATKTGGVYIESVNSDADVKAMLKEIERHSKKKELKSEQIEKYIPLFYYPLGLALLLLLIATSSMSKRVKVEVPGLFVLAILLGNPAPSYAGLLDFMHLDEAKNAYKHKEYEKSAKIYDSYAKKSNHSESYYNAANALYKAGKYKEAVRNYEKATFDDKAARAKNFSNMGNAYAKMGDEANLKKAIESYEKSLKLHEDKDTRENLEAVKKALKNKEQKKQQQKNKNQKNKNQKKQQQKNQKKQQNQQNKDNKKNGKKQDKNNQKNNQQQNNKQDSKNSKGKKDKKSEQRKSQKPSEEEKKQQEKNGEQQKNQKQKEQKKKEQQQKSQQKSAEKKQKKDKKKSASASAAQAEKMKNRMSDAEEAKWLKSLNNEQSTYLYRLNQSNKKKENSNEKPW, encoded by the coding sequence CAAAGCAAGAAATGCACTCTTTTTTCTGATTGCTGTATTGATGACACTTGCTTTGGCAGGTCCTGTTATCAAAGACGGAAAGATTGAAGTGACGGCTAAGAGTGCTGATATTATGATAGCTTTGGATATATCAGATTCTATGTTGGCAGAAGATGTTTATCCAAACAGATTAAAACTGGCAAAACAAAAGGCTCTTGAACTCTTGCGTCTGGCACCAAATGAGCGCATCGGTGTGATTGCATTTGCAAAAAATTCCTATCTGGTATCGCCCTTGAGTTTTGATCATGAAGCTGTTGCTTTTTTACTGAAAAAACTTAACACGAATTCTATAACAGAACAGGGCACAGACTTTATGTCGATGCTGCAGGTTGTCGATAAAAGTATAAAAAAAGATGCAAAAAAATATTTGCTGATATTGAGTGACGGCGGAGACAAAAAAGATTTTTCTCAAGAGACTGCTTTTGCAAAGAAGCATGACATAGCGGTATTTGTGCTTGGTGTAGGCACACCGCAGGGAGCACCGATAAAGCTTGAAAATGGAGAATTTATCAAACAAAACGGAAAAATCATTGTTTCAAAACTCAATGATAAAATTGCAGACTTGGCAACAAAAACAGGTGGTGTTTATATTGAAAGTGTCAATTCTGATGCCGATGTCAAAGCAATGCTTAAAGAGATTGAGCGTCACAGTAAGAAAAAAGAGCTCAAATCAGAGCAGATTGAAAAATATATACCATTGTTTTATTATCCTTTGGGACTGGCACTTCTGCTACTGCTTATAGCGACATCTTCTATGAGTAAACGGGTAAAAGTCGAGGTGCCGGGATTGTTTGTTTTAGCCATTTTGCTCGGAAATCCTGCTCCGTCATATGCGGGATTGCTGGACTTTATGCATCTGGATGAGGCAAAAAATGCCTACAAACACAAGGAGTATGAAAAATCGGCAAAAATATATGACAGTTATGCAAAAAAGAGCAACCACAGTGAAAGTTACTATAATGCAGCCAATGCCCTGTACAAGGCCGGAAAGTACAAAGAAGCGGTTCGAAATTATGAAAAAGCAACTTTTGATGACAAAGCTGCACGTGCGAAAAATTTTTCAAATATGGGTAATGCCTATGCAAAAATGGGTGATGAAGCAAATTTGAAAAAGGCGATAGAATCTTATGAAAAATCTTTAAAACTTCATGAAGACAAAGATACAAGAGAAAACCTTGAAGCCGTAAAAAAAGCCTTAAAGAACAAAGAGCAGAAGAAACAACAGCAGAAAAACAAAAATCAGAAGAACAAAAATCAGAAAAAACAGCAGCAGAAGAATCAGAAAAAACAGCAGAACCAGCAGAATAAAGATAACAAAAAGAACGGAAAAAAGCAGGATAAGAACAACCAAAAGAACAACCAGCAGCAAAACAATAAGCAAGATTCCAAAAACTCCAAAGGCAAAAAAGACAAAAAGAGTGAGCAGAGAAAATCTCAAAAGCCGAGCGAAGAAGAGAAAAAGCAGCAAGAAAAGAATGGCGAACAACAAAAAAATCAGAAACAAAAAGAGCAAAAGAAAAAAGAACAGCAGCAAAAATCTCAGCAAAAGAGTGCGGAGAAAAAACAGAAAAAAGACAAAAAGAAGTCTGCTTCCGCATCAGCTGCACAGGCAGAAAAAATGAAAAACAGGATGAGTGATGCAGAAGAGGCAAAATGGCTCAAAAGCCTTAATAATGAACAAAGTACGTATTTATACAGATTAAACCAAAGTAACAAGAAGAAGGAAAACAGTAATGAAAAACCTTGGTAA